The following proteins are co-located in the Tachysurus vachellii isolate PV-2020 chromosome 19, HZAU_Pvac_v1, whole genome shotgun sequence genome:
- the ncoa6 gene encoding nuclear receptor coactivator 6 isoform X5, with protein MAQQPGPPEITWCTGSPGVTLSTEDDSGLEDGDDVCSNHGNSGLDWSQNPHGKKECTTIFVAFKGNLYDDDFQHKLDTILNGMPQMLSLGPERLAPQRVEPWNSVRVTFNIPREAAERLRLLAQNNQQQLRDLGILSVQIEGEGPINVAGGQNRGQEVRVNGPIGPPAQMRMDVGFPMQQGPAGMRMNNPSMVPSGPGMAPQGMVPGSSGQMHPRVMRPATQSDSMDPMMSGLALQQPQQLQHPQAPHGPPTPMGPQGHHIQAMQANRQLNPTALQQLQQQQQQHQQQQAQLAQLSGARGPFNPSNQMPIPPGWNQLPPGVLQPPPTQGSMPPNWRKAPPQGQIVQRPPSLASVQTPNHPPPPYPFGSQQAGQVFNAMAQQQQQTPGANQFAAPQPKVPQGVVGVVGSRVPPSLPPVSASQSNLAAKSPGSSSSPFHQGSPGTPPMIGQGQLGPRPTTPQGFPQGVGSPGRAVLGQQGNVQPGFMGMPQHGQVPQGGMGGMPKRMPMGFSNVSQNYVQGQVTTSGAGTPTGGTLQLQSGQNMAHPGPQPSVSTPNHMQPNSLQSGGIGHHGGMPPQPPSSSGGGMGQPQSGLQTQMMGMQTQLQNQPVAPSQGQMVQGQAGGQTVLSRPMNQGQRGMTPPKQLMPPQGQGMMQNQAQLGGGQGHQALLMQQQQQQQQQQPQQQHQHQQQASQQQNAMMEQMVANQMQGNKQAFGSKGQPAVMPGQMMRGPSPNLQGNMVPFQSQQQMTPQQQQQIAQLQQQQQQLQQQQLQLQHQQPQQQQLQQQQLQQQHQQQMAQQSQQIPVNGNPNQPLGMHGNQMRLPGHLVQQQLQQQQLQQKQQQQHQQQQHMMQQLQQQQLQQQQQQQQQAGQQHSHQLGDGTGSTGDLSQQQMLPDMQMQQQQQGMMGGPQHMQVGNGHFPGHGMPFNSQFAGQMAIAGQTAGFPVNKDVTLTSPLLVNLLQSDISASQFGPGGKQGAGGVGGNQAKPKKKKPPRKKKPKAGEGQQSVEGIGGLDSAPQGLDDGELQGLGSDQGAGTDSSNSKLPEFSNRSGFSGQSGDQRVLQQMPLPFMAQQQQQQQQQQMQQMQQQQLQQMQQQEQQQQQQIQQQQQQQLQKQQMHMQISGQPGTPQSSQQGQHQIHPHHLQLQQQQTQHMQQQQQQQQQQQQQQQQQPLTPQQQQQQHMMMLLKMQEQAKNRLPLQQSGHPQRTLVNPGDPAQRMPVSQQGNMPVMINLQGHGGVTPSPEKNRGMQPVVNSQLAAAARRMPHPEIGQGTTGMAPEDASGTPNLQERSSVEMAPQAGNASQQNIVNQGPNSHLLKPVPSSVPQQPGASPQQPPQQAPMAGSHNLHFPNAPSTSQSSRPKTPNRASPRPYHHPLTPTNRPPSTEPSEINLSPERLNASIAGLFPPKINIPLPPRQPNLTRGFDQQGLNPTTLKAIGQAPPNLASLNNSNSSGHNSVQQGYTQATNAASTGAKQEKQTVGGQTKRASPSNSRRSSPASNRKTATPSPGRQKWAKNPLTSIANQQQMASSQTVMASASSVLPSPTTSISSVGTLDSQQILNPLQALPSNSDAMRESQGQVPQLDTRQITQAERDHSALRMANQRMPTQETKIQEPNMPSEQPSDELRQPQNPPPQEHGTAVGASFRDAPTSLNQLLDNMGHTSLSTKPPMVTPPVALVEQESQRVSCTPQSSDSGLPLPTSEHEQKSKVGSMASPNVIQTSSLSPQSSLGVSSISPSLLTSTASNSILHPNPSVSSSTKPITSMSQTVLHRPTSSGSTHPKQITVFVTSNPISSAASTVSAVPPAIVSTVLAVPTKSIRSPDVHQSVSTQNRPPQFITGPVIFQVPSVSVPPSTNVVSQPVTMVGPIQVTANIQFSSAPDSTAASTLSAPMATHSPVVSIATSQPGRTMIGQIQVQMPASPASSLNTVHPSQQKSISDVPISKTSPVGPSSSLHSNTTPAISPSLQQPLGSLPTCSSSGTTAVANRSPLSQSPTTIAKSSPVQNVLVKTTPHSSDPYQMQQQTTNQPGKPIDTASSQAPLQVITNATLSSPPPTPTVVSSAPQLSALVPTVSLSAPVHVPPPISSCTVTPSPSQITRGSAVEPQGNSASSSPPITSMSAPSVPPNASVTPATSTGPEARSSPLLPAVEPQPSTVTETSLPESANTTVPAADIPAQPAQEQQQTEAAPSVAEQGEARGHTEKVKGPSRRSSRAEKDTEEEVPDNGQRKRAARPGSASSNPGKAAGKTAESNTGASPTQAKRRKSK; from the exons ATGGCGCAGCAGCCCGGCCCACCTGAGATCACCTGGTGTACGGGTTCTCCTGGGGTCACTCTGAGCACAGAGGACGACTCTGGATTGGAGGACGGAGATGACGTGTGCAGTAATCATGGAAACAGTGGCTTGGATTGGTCTCAGAATCCGCATGGAAAAAAGGAATGCACCACGATCTTTGTCGCATTCAAGGGAAACCTTTATGATGATGACTTTCAGCACAAGCTTGACACCATCTTAAATGGGATGCCCCAGATGCTCTCATTGG GTCCTGAGAGGCTGGCACCCCAGCGAGTGGAGCCTTGGAACAGCGTGCGAGTCACATTTAATATCCCCAGGGAAGCCGCTGAACGCCTCCGACTCCTCGCTCAAAACAACCAGCAGCAGCTCCGGGACCTGGGGATCCTATCGGTGCAAATTGAAG gtgaaggACCCATCAATGTGGCAGGTGGGCAAAACCGAGGTCAGGAAGTCAGAGTGAACGGACCTATTGGGCCACCGGCTCAGATGAGGATGGATGTTGGGTTTCCTATGCAACAAGGCCCTG CTGGAATGCGGATGAACAATCCCTCAATGGTGCCCTCTGGTCCTGGCATGGCTCCACAGGGTATGGTACCTGGCAGTAGTGGACAGATGCACCCGAGGGTAATGAGGCCAGCAACACAATCGG ATTCCATGGATCCCATGATGTCTGGGCTCGCTTTGCAGCAGCCGCAACAGCTCCAACACCCACAGGCACCTCATGGCCCACCCACCCCTATGGGTCCGCAGGGACATCACATACAGGCAATGCAAGCAAACCGGCAGCTCAATCCGACAGCCCTTCAACAActacagcagcaacagcagcagcatcaaCAACAGCAGGCTCAGTTAGCCCAGTTGAGTGGTGCTCGTGGCCCATTTAACCCTTCAAACCAGATGCCTATCCCTCCTGGTTGGAACCAGTTACCACCTGGAGTTCTTCAGCCACCACCTACTCAGGGGTCTATGCCTCCGAATTGGAGAAAAGCTCCTCCACAAGGTCAAATAGTACAGCGGCCTCCTTCTTTGGCATCTGTGCAAACACCAAACCATCCTCCGCCACCATATCCCTTTGGTAGCCAGCAGGCTGGGCAGGTTTTTAATGCCATGGctcagcaacagcagcagacACCAGGGGCAAACCAGTTTGCAGCCCCTCAGCCCAAAGTTCCCCAAGGAGTTGTGGGCGTTGTTGGATCAAGGGTGCCTCCTTCTTTGCCTCCTGTGTCTGCTTCACAAAGCAACCTTGCTGCTAAGTCCCCTGGATCCTCATCTTCACCATTTCATCAGGGTTCACCTGGAACCCCACCTATGATTGGACAAGGTCAGCTAGGGCCACGTCCAACAACTCCACAGGGGTTCCCGCAGGGAGTTGGATCCCCAGGCAGGGCTGTGTTAGGGCAGCAGGGTAATGTTCAGCCAGGGTTTATGGGAATGCCTCAGCATGGCCAGGTTCCCCAAGGAGGCATGGGAG GTATGCCAAAACGAATGCCAATGGGCTTCTCAAATGTAAGTCAGAACTATGTCCAAGGACAAGTTACCACAAGCGGAGCGGGAACGCCCACAGGTGGTACCCTTCAGCTTCAAAGTGGCCAAAATATGGCTCATCCAG GTCCACAACCTTCAGTATCAACACCAAACCACATGCAGCCCAATTCCCTACAATCTGGTGGAATTGGCCATCATGGTGGAATGCCTCCTCAGCCTCCATCCAGCTCAGGTGGTGGTATGGGCCAACCACAGTCAGGTCTACAGACCCAAATGATGGGCATGCAGACCCAGCTTCAAAATCAGCCTGTAGCCCCCTCTCAAGGTCAGATGGTGCAAGGCCAGGCAGGAGGTCAAACTGTCCTGTCCCGGCCCATGAATCAAGGACAGAGAGGGATGACCCCTCCTAAACAGTTAATGCCTCCACAGGGACAAGGGATGATGCAGAACCAGGCCCAGCTCGGTGGAGGGCAGGGGCACCAAGCATTACTGatgcagcagcaacaacaacaacaacagcagcagcccCAGCAACAGCACCAACACCAGCAACAAGCATCACAGCAACAAAATGCTATGATGGAACAGATGGTAGCCAACCAAATGCAAGGTAACAAGCAGGCTTTTGGGTCCAAAGGTCAACCAGCTGTTATGCCAGGCCAGATGATGCGAGGCCCATCACCTAATTTGCAAGGTAACATGGTGCCGTTTCAGTCGCAGCAACAAATGACTccgcagcaacagcagcagattGCTCAGttgcaacaacagcagcagcaattgcagcagcagcagcttcaaCTGCAACACCAACAGCCACAACAACAGCAgttacagcagcagcagctacagcagcagcatcagcagcaAATGGCACAACAGTCCCAGCAGATCCCAGTGAACGGTAATCCCAACCAACCATTAGGGATGCATGGTAATCAGATGCGACTTCCAGGACATTTGGTCCAGCAACAGCTCCAGCAGCAACAGCTTcagcaaaaacaacagcaacaacatcaGCAACAGCAACACATGATGCAACAGCTACAGCAGCAACagctacagcagcagcagcaacagcagcagcaggctgGCCAACAACATTCACATCAGCTTGGAGATGGCACTGGAAGCACAGGTGATCTGAGCCAACAGCAGATGCTTCCTGACATGCAAatgcaacagcagcagcagggtATGATGGGCGGGCCTCAACACATGCAGGTGGGCAATGGACATTTTCCTGGTCATGGCATGCCTTTCAATTCTCAGTTTGCTGGCCAGATGGCCATTGCTGGACAAACAGCTGGGTTTCCAGTGAATAAGGATGTGACCTTGACTAGTCCTTTATTAGTTAACCTACTTCAGAGTGACATTTCTGCCAGCCAGTTTGGACCAGGTGGAAAACAAGGAGCTGGTGGGGTTGGTGGTAACCAGGCCAAaccaaaaaagaagaaaccaccTCGTAAGAAGAAACCCAAAGCTGGCGAGGGGCAACAGTCTGTAGAAGGCATTGG TGGTTTGGATTCAGCTCCACAAGGGTTGGATGATGGAGAGTTGCAAGGTTTGGGTAGTGATCAAGGAGCTGGAACAGATTCTTCCAACTCAAAGCTCCCTGAATTTTCTAACCGGTCAG gcttttCTGGACAATCAGGAGATCAAAGGGTTTTGCAGCAAATGCCATTGCCATTCATGgcccagcagcagcaacagcaacagcaacagcagATGCAAcaaatgcagcagcagcagttacAACAAATGCAACAGCaagaacaacagcagcagcagcaaatacagcagcagcagcagcaacaattGCAAAAGCAACAGATGCATATGCAAATTTCTGGTCAACCTGGAACACCACAAAGTTCACAACAAGGACAGCATCAAATCCATCCGCATCACTTACAGCTTCAACAGCAGCAAACACAGCacatgcagcagcagcagcagcaacaacaacaacaacagcagcagcagcagcagcaaccacTGACaccacaacagcagcagcaacaacacaTGATGATGCTGCTTAAAATGCAGGAACAAGCAAAGAATCGTCTCCCACTTCAACAAAGTGGCCATCCCCAAAGAACTCTTGTTAATCCTGGTGATCCTGCACAACGAATGCCTGTATCCCAACAAGGAAACATGCCTGTAATGATCAATTTACAAGGGCATGGAGGTGTCACACCCtctccagaaaaaaacagaggcaTGCAGCCAGTAGTAAATTCGCAGTTGGCTGCTGCAGCTAGAAGAATGCCCCATCCAGAAATTGGCCAGGGAACCACAGGAATGGCACCAGAGGATGCATCAGGCACCCCTAATTTGCAGGAAAGGTCATCGGTTGAAATGGCGCCTCAAGCTGGGAATGCCAGTCAACAAAATATTGTCAACCAAGGTCCTAATTCTCATTTGTTGAAGCCTGTACCTTCATCAGTCCCTCAGCAACCAGGAGCAAGTCCACAGCAACCACCCCAACAAGCACCAATGGCCGGCTCACACAACCTCCACTTTCCTAATGCTCCTTCAACTTCCCAAAGTTCCCGCCCTAAGACACCAAACCGTGCCAGTCCTAGACCATATCACCATCCCTTAACCCCCACCAACCGTCCACCCAGCACTGAGCCGTCAGAGATAAATCTCTCTCCCGAGAGACTGAACGCATCGATTGCCGGTCTTTTCCCCCCAAAGATTAACATCCCTCTGCCACCCCGACAGCCTAACTTAACTCGAGGTTTTGATCAACAAGGTCTAAACCCTACCACTTTGAAAGCTATTGGACAAGCTCCACCAAATCTTGCATCTCTTAACAACAGTAACTCTAGTGGCCATAATAGTGTTCAACAGGGTTATACACAAGCTACTAATGCTGCCAGTACAGGTGCAAAGCAAGAAAAACAGACGGTTGGAGGGCAAACAAAGCGAGCTAGTCCCAGTAACAGTCGACGATCTAGTCCTGCGTCAAATAGAAAAACGGCCACTCCTAGCCCAGGAAGACAGAAGTGGGCAAAGAACCCCCTAACCTCCATAGCAAATCAGCAACAAATGGCCAGTTCCCAAACCGTAATGGCCAGTGCTTCTTCAGTCCTCCCAAGTCCCACTACGTCTATATCATCTGTAGGCACACTTGATTCTCAGCAAATTCTAAACCCTCTGCAAGCACTGCCTAGTAACTCGGATGCAATGAGAGAGAGCCAGGGGCAGGTACCACAGCTAGACACGCGTCAGATTACACAAGCGGAAAGAGATCATTCTGCCCTCAGAATGGCAAATCAACGCATGCCAACCCAGGAAACAAAAATTCAAGAACCTAATATGCCGTCTGAGCAACCGTCAGATGAGCTGCGTCAACCTCAGAATCCACCACCGCAGGAGCACGGTACGGCTGTTGGGGCATCTTTTAGAGATGCCCCAACATCCCTCAATCAGTTGCTAGATAATATGGGCCACACATCCTTGTCCACAAAGCCACCCATGGTTACTCCACCAGTAGCTTTGGTGGAACAAGAGAGTCAACGTGTCTCCTGTACCCCACAGAGCAGTGATAGTGGGCTGCCTTTGCCCACTAGTGAACATGAACAAAAATCTAAGGTTGGTTCAATGGCTAGCCCAAATGTGATCCAGACTAGTAGTCTAAGCCCACAGTCATCATTGGGTGTATCCAGTATTAGCCCAAGTTTGCTTACTAGCACTGCTTCAAATTCCATTTTACATCCCAACCCTTCCGTTAGTTCCAGTACTAAACCTATTACAAGTATGTCTCAAACAGTCTTGCATAGACCTACATCATCAGGGTCCACTCATCCAAAACAAATAACTGTTTTCGTAACATCCAATCCCATTAGTTCTGCTGCTAGCACGGTATCTGCAGTGCCTCCAGCCATCGTCTCAACAGTGCTTGCAGTACCTACTAAGAGCATAAGATCTCCAGATGTGCACCAGTCCGTTTCTACTCAAAATCGCCCTCCACAGTTTATCACAGGACCCGTCATTTTCCAAGTACCTTCTGTTTCTGTACCGCCGAGCACCAATGTGGTTTCTCAGCCTGTCACTATGGTTGGGCCCATACAGGTAACTGCTAATATTCAATTCTCTTCTGCTCCAGATTCAACTGCAGCTTCTACTCTATCTGCCCCCATGGCAACACATTCCCCTGTTGTAAGCATAGCCACAAGTCAGCCAGGTCGTACCATGATTGGACAAATTCAAGTGCAAATGCCTGCAAGTCCAGCATCTTCTCTAAACACAGTCCACCCTTCTCAGCAAAAGAGCATTTCTGATGTCCCGATCTCAAAAACAAGTCCTGTAGGACCATCATCCTCTTTACATTCTAACACAACTCCAGCTATTTCTCCATCTCTTCAACAACCTCTAGGATCTTTGCCTACCTGTTCCAGCTCAGGGACTACTGCTGTTGCCAACAGGAGTCCCCTCTCACAATCACCAACAACTATTGCCAAGAGCAGTCCAGTCCAAAATGTTCTGGTCAAGACCACCCCCCACAGTAGTGACCCCTATCAGATGCAACAGCAGACTACAAATCAGCCAGGAAAACCTATAGACACTGCATCATCTCAAGCCCCTCTTCAAGTGATTACAAATGCAACACTTTCTAGTCCACCACCTACTCCCACAGTCGTCTCATCTGCACCTCAGCTGTCAGCACTAGTACCTACAGTTTCTTTGTCTGCACCTGTGCACGTTCCTCCACCCATTTCTTCCTGCACCGTTACACCCAGCCCTTCGCAGATCACTCGCGGTTCTGCTGTGGAACCTCAAGGCAATTCTGCTTCAAGTTCTCCACCGATCACAAGTATGTCTGCACCGTCTGTTCCACCTAATGCTTCAGTGACCCCTGCGACATCCACTGGTCCTGAAGCAAGGTCATCTCCACTACTTCCAGCTGTAGAACCACAACCATCCACAGTAACGGAGACAAGCTTGCCCGAGTCAGCAAACACCACGGTGCCTGCTGCAGATATTCCAG CTCAGCCTGCAcaggaacaacaacaaactg aGGCAGCACCATCTGTGGCAGAACAAGG GGAAGCAAGAGGCCATACCGAAAAGGTAAAAGGCCCCAGCCGAAGGAGCTCACGAGCCGAGAAGGACACTGAAGAGGAAGTGCCTGACAacggacagagaaagagagcagcCAGACCGGGGTCAGCATCTTCTAACCCCGGGAAAGCTGCAGGTAAAACTGCAG AATCGAACACTGGAGCAAGTCCCACGCAGGCCAAGCGAAGGAAGTCGAAGTGA